The Candidatus Delongbacteria bacterium genomic sequence TCAACATCATCCCCACCACCACGGGCGCGGCCCGCGCTGTGGGCAAGGTGATCCCGGCCCTGGCCGGCAAGCTGGACGGCTTCGCCATGCGCGTGCCCGTGGCGGACGGCTCCGTGGTGGACCTGAGCTGCCGCCTGGCCCGCAGCGCCAGCGTGGCCGAGATCAACGCCGCCATGAAGGCCGCGGCGGACGGCCCGCTCAAGGGCGTGCTCGAGTACACCGAGGATCCCATCGTCAGCACGGACATCGTGGGCAATCCCCACAGCAGCATCTTCGACGCCAAGCTGACCACCGTGATCGAGGGCGACTTCATCAAGGTGGTCTCCTGGTACGACAACGAGTGGGGTTACAGCTGTCGCGTGGTGGACCTGGTCCGCCGGATGGCCTCGCTCTAGACCCAGACCTGCGGCGACGGGCGCCGGCCGCGCGGGTGCGGCGCCCCCATCCCTTCTCCCGGAGGTTCCATGGCCCGGTTGAGTGTGCGCGAACTGGCCGTGCGCGGCAAGCGCGTCCTGTGTCGCGTGGATTTCAATGTCCCGCTGGACGCCCAGCGCCAGGTGAGCGACAACCTGCGCATCCGCGCGGCCCTGCCCACCATCCGCCTGCTACTGGACGGCGGGGCGCGGCTGATCCTGATGAGCCACCTGGGCCGGCCCAAGGGCGGCCCGGAGGAGAAGTACAGCCTCAAGCCCGTCCAGGCCGAGCTGGCCCGGCTGCTGGAGCGCCCGGTGGTCCTGGCGCCCGACTGCGACTCCGAGGCGACCCTGGCCCTGGCCAAGGGTCTTGCGGACGGCGAGGTCCTGCTGCTGGAGAACCTGCGCTTCCACCCGGGAGAAGAGCAGAACGAGCCCGGCTTCGTGGCGCGGCTGGCGCGGCTGGGCGAACTCTACGTCAATGACGCCTTCGGCACGGCCCATCGCGCCCACGCCAGCACGGCGGGCGTGCCCCTGGCCCTGGGCGGCGGGGCGGCCGGCCTGCTGATGGAGCGCGAGCTGCGCTTCCTGCACGACGAGTTGGACCAGCCGGCCCGACCCTTCGTGGCCGTGCTGGGCGGGGCCAAGGTCTCGGGCAAGATCGACGTGCTCACCCGCCTGCTGGACAAGGTGGACTGCGTCATCGTGGGCGGCGGGATGATCTTCACCTTCTACAAGGCCCTGGGCCTGGAGATCGGGCGCAGCCTGCTGGAGGCCGACAAGGTCGAACTGGCTGGTCGGATCCTCGCCGACTACCGCGCCCGGGGCGTGGAGCTGCTCCTGCCCGTGGACGTGCGCGTGGCGCAGGCTGTCGAGGCCGGTTCGCCCCTGGGCGTCCACCCGGCGGACTCCCTGCCGGCGGACGGCATCGGCGTGGACATCGGGCCGGCCAGCGAACAGGCCATCCGCCAGCGTCTGGCCACGGCCGGAACCGTGCTCTGGAACGGGCCCATGGGCGTGTTCGAGATCGCGGATTTCGCCCATGGCACGCGCGACCTGGCGGAAGCCCTGGGCGAGGTGACGGCCCGGGGCGGGATCACGGTGGTGGGCGGCGGGGACAGCGCGGCGGCCGTCCAGGCCTTCGGGCTGGAGGAAAACTTCTCGCACATCTCCACCGGCGGCGGGGCGAGCCTGGAGCTGCTGGAAGGGCGGGAATTGCCCGGCGTAGCCGCCCTGAGCCCGTGCTGACAGCCGTTTTCTTGCTTTCCAAGTGATCAAGCGTTACACTTGGCGCTTTCGTCAGAACAGGACTTCCATGCGCAAGCTGCTCATCGCCGGCAACTGGAAAATGCACATGCTCAACCACGAGGCCGTGGGGCTGGCGCGCCAGCTCAAGGTCAAGTTGTTGGGTGCGCATCGCGTGGACGTGCTGGTCTGCCCGCCCTTCACGGCCTTGACCGCCGTGGCGGAGATCTTAAGCGATTCGGATCTCCACCTGGGCGCCCAGAACCTGCATGACATGCGCAGCGGCGCTTACACGGGCGAAGTCTCCGGCGAGATGATCCGCAGCGCGGGCGGGAGTTGGGTGCTCATCGGCCACAGCGAGCGCCGCCAGTTGTTTGGCGACTCCGATGCCTGGACCCATCGCAAGCTGCACGCCGCCTTGGAGGCCGGGTTGCGGCCGGTGTTGTGCATCGGCGAAACCCTGGAGGAGCGGCAGGCGGGCCGGTTGGAAACTGTGCTGGCGCGCCAGTTGGAAGCCGGGTTGGCCGGCCTCAGTCCGGCGGCGGCCGGCACCCTGACGCTGGCCTACGAGCCCGTCTGGGCCATCGGCACAGGCGTGGTGGCCACTCCCGCCCAGGCCCAGGAGGCCCACGCCGTGGTGCGGCGGATCGTCGGCGGCCTGCTGGGGCCGGAGGTCGCGGCCACGCGCCAGATCCTCTACGGCGGTTCGGTCAAGCCGGACAACGCGCGCCAATTGCTGGAGCAACCGGACATCGACGGCGCCCTGGTGGGGGGCGCCAGCTTGAAGGCGGATGAATTCAGCGCCATCGTCCTCGCGGGCGAAGGCGTGGTCAAATAGCGGGGTCGAACGTGTACATTTTCGTGCTGCTGGTGACCATTCTGGTGGCCATGCTGCTGATGGTGGTCATTCTGATGCAGGCTTCCAAGGGTGGTGGTCTGTCCGCAACCTTCGGCGGCGGCGGCGAGGCCATGCTGTCCACGCGTCAGGCGGCCACGCTCCTGCACAAGGTCACCATCTATCTGGTGGCCGGTTTCATGTTCCTGTGCCTGCTAGCCACCCTGCTTTCGGGTCGCGGCACGGGAGAAGCCCAGTCGGTGACCTCCGGCGTCCTGCAGCAACAGAACGCGGCCAGCGGCTTCAATCCCAGCATTCCTGTGCTGCCGCCGGAGACTCCGGGAACCGGAGACGCCGAAGGCAAGTAGACGCCTGCAACTAGCCCGAGTGGTGAAATTGGCAGACACGCCATCTTGAGGGGGTGGTGACCTCACGGTCGTGCCGGTTCAAGTCCGGCCTCGGGCATGGGCCCTGTCGCCGACAGGGCCTTTTCGTAAGAACGGATCTGATTCCTCAAGCAAGCGGAGCCAACCATGGCACGGTACATGATGATCGCGCTGCTGTCCTTCTTCGTCGCCGGATCGGTGTGGGCCCAGACCCCCGATCTGGATGCGAAGAAAAAGGAAATCGAGAAGATCACCCAGGAGATGGGCGTGGCGGGCAGCCCGGAGGAGTATGACGCGCTCAAGAAGAAGTACGACGCCGCCGTGGCGGAGTACAAGCAGCTCAAGTCCAAGGTCCAGAGCGAGAATGACCAGGACGTGGCCTGCAAGAGCGCCATCAACGCCTGCAACACGGCGTTCAAGGAAAAAGACTACGCCACTGCCCGGACCCAGGCCCTGGCGGCCCTGAAGACGTGTCCGGACAATCCCAAAGCGCAGTACATGCTGGGTTTGAGCGAGAAGAAGCTGGGCAACTATCCGGCGGCCCTGGCCGCGCTGGACAAGGCAGCCCGCCTGGAGCCCAACGACACGCGGGCCCTGCTGGAGAAGGCGCGTCTGCTGGCCGGTGAGATGAAGCGCACCAAGGACGCCGCGGACGTGCTGGATGCCATGATCGCCAAGCACCCCAAGGAAGCCAAGCCCTGGTTCGAGAAGGGCAAGATCTTCCTGGAGCAGAAGAACTTCGAGCTGGCCATTCCGGCCCTGGAGCAGGCGGTCAATGTGGAACCGGGCTTCTCCCGCGGGTGGGTCGTCCTGGCCCAGGCCTGCGTGGAATCCCACGACTGCAACAAGGCCCTGAGCGCCGTGGAGCAGGCCTTGAAGGACAAGGCCAACAAGGACATCTCCGAGGTGTACTTCCAGCAGGCCGCGGCGGCCAACCAGTGCGCCCAATACGACAAGGCCCTGGCCGCCTCCGACGCCTGTCTGGCCAACATCGGCAAGCTCAAGCAGAACAAGAGCTACGTCCAGGGCGGGGCCCACTTCGAAAAGGGCGTGGCCTACTCCAAAAAGGGCCAGACCCCGGCCGCGCTGAAGGCCTTCCAGGAGGCGGCCGGCTTCCTCGAGTGGCGCCAGAGTGCCAACTACGAGATCGACGCCATCAAAAAGGACCAGGGCAACTAGCCGGTCAGCTTCAAGCCGCATGTTCCAGGCGCCCCCGAGGGCGCCTTTTTCATGCCCCGCCGATCCTGAAATCCCGCAACGACCACCTGCAGCCATCTCGGATCACCTTCTCATAAGAATGAACAAGGCCAATCTGCCGAACCGCAGGATGGTGGTCCGTTGTTGAGCAAACGGAAAAATACTGGCTCCGAGAGGATCGACTTCCTCTCCGATTCGTTGTAAGGCTACCTGCCAATATTTTAACTTTCGCGCTTGTCTTGAGTCCCCAACCGGGAGGCAGAATGGCTAGGTTCAGGTTTGGAAATAAAAGCTTCGCAGGTGGCGTGCATCCAGCGGACCACAAGTCGCTCACTCAGGAGTTGCCGCTGGCCGTCATGCCGGATCCGCCCCTGCTGCTGCTGCCCGTGCAGCAACATATCGGCCGGCCCGCCGTGCCGCGGGTGACCAAAGGCGCCTGGGTCCGCGAGGGAGAACTCCTAGCGGATGCGCCCTCGGCGGTCAGCGCCGTGGTGCGGGCCCCCCGGGCCGGGTTCGTGCAGGCCGTGGAGTCGGGCGGCACAGCCAACGGTTTTCCGGGTACGCTGATCGTTCTCAAGCCGGGCCTGCCGCCGGACGAGGCCGCGGCGGCCGAATTGGCGCAGCCGCTTCGACTGGAACCTCTGGATCCGCGCACGGCCAGCATCGAATCCGTGCTGGAGCGCGTGCGCGAGGCCGGCATCGTCGGCCAGGGCGGCGCCGCCTTTCCCACCGCGGTCAAGCTGCTGCCGCCGGACGGTTCCACGGTGGAACTGCTGATCCTCAACGGCTGCGAATGCGAACCCTTTCTCACCCGCGACTACCGCCTGATGCTCGAGGAGCCGGCCCGCGTGCTGGACGGCGCCCGGCTGCTGGCCCGCGTGCTGGGCGTCGACCAAGTGGTGATCGGCGTGGAGGACAACAAACCCCGGGCGGTCGAGGCGCTGGAACAGGCCCTGCGCGCCGCCGGGGACGGGCCCCGGATCCGCCTGCTGCCCCTTCAGACCAAGTATCCGCAAGGGGCGGAGAAAATGCTGGTGGAGGCGGCCACGGGACGTCAGGTGCCGCCCGGCGGCCTGCCCCTGAACGTGGGCGCCGTGGTGCAGAACGTGGGCACGGCCCTGGCCGTGCTTGACGCCGTAGTGGACGGTCGCGTGCAGACGGACGCCATCCTGACGGTCAGTGGACGCGGCGTCGCCCGGCCGGCCAACCTGCGCGTGCCCGTAGGCACGCCTGTCGCCGAGGTGCTGGAGCACTGTGGTGGCCTGACGGCAGGGGCCGTGCGCGTGATCGTGGGCGGCCCCATGATGGGCGTGGCCCAGCACGATCTTGCAGCACCCGTGACCAAGGCCTGCTCGGGGATCCTGGCCCTGACGGCGGCCGAATTGGGCCCCCAGGGCGAGGTCGGCCACTGCCTGCGCTGTGCCCGCTGCGTGGAAGCCTGCCCCGTCCACCTGATGCCCAGCCGCCTGGCCCGCCTGGGCGAACTGGGCCGAGCCGAGGAGGCCCGCGAGCAGGGAATCGAGGTCTGCATGGAATGCGGCACCTGCGCCTTCGCCTGCCCCGCCGGCCTGCCGCTGGTGCAGTGGCTGCGGCTGGGCAAGCAGCAGGTCCGCCACTTAAGCCGGAGCGCCTCATGAGCGACGCCACTCCCGGAGCAGGCGGCCGGATCCCACTGACCCTGGTCACCTCGCCCCATCTCCACAGTTATTGGACCACTTCGCGCCTGATGTGGGCCGTCGTCCTCTGCCTGTTGCCCTCCCTGGGCGCCGGTCTGGTCTTTTTCGGCCTGCGCAGCCTGGCCCTGGTGGCGGCCGCCATCCTGGGCGCCGCCGGCTCCGAATGGGCCATCCAGCGCTGGCGCAAGCAGCCCTTCTCCCTTTGGGACGGATCCGCCGTGCTCACGGGCCTGCTGCTGGCCCTGGTGCTGCCGCCCCGGCTGCCCCTGCCCATGGCCGTGCTGGGCGGCGTGGTCTCCATCGGGTTGGGCAAGGCCGTCTACGGCGGGCTGGGCATGAACATCTTCAACCCGGCGCTGGTGGGACGGGCCTTTCTCCAGGCGGCCTTCCCGGTGGCCATGACCTCCTGGGTGGCCAACCGCCTGGCCGTGGACACCGTCAGTTCGGCCACGCCCCTGGCCCTGGTCAAATTCCGCGAACCGGGCCTGGCGGCGGCCGAATTGGCCCCGCCCCTGAAAGCTCTCTTCCTGGGCACCACCCCGGGCAGCCTGGGCGAGACCAGCGCCCTGGCCCTGCTATTGGGCGGCGCGGTCCTACTGGTCCTGCGGATCGCCAACTGGCGCATTCCTCTGGCCATGACCCTGGGCGCCCTGGCCCTGGGCGGCGGCCTTTGGCTGGCCGATCCCGTGCTCTGGCCGCATCCGCTCTTCCACCTGCTGGCGGGCGGCTTCCTGCTGGGCGCGCTCTTCATGGCCACGGATCTGGCCACCAGCCCCATGACTCCCGGCGGCATGTGGATCTTCGGGTTCGGGGCGGGCTTTCTCACCGTGCTGATCCGCCTCTTCGGCGGCCTGCCCGAGGGCGTGATGTATTCCATCCTGATCATGAACTCGACGGTCCCGCTGCTCAATCGCTGGACCCGGCCGCGCATTTTCGGAGCGCCGCGATGAAAACCACCCTGCACATGCTGGCCACCCTATTGGCCGTGGGCCTGCTGGCGGGGGCCAGCCTGGCCCTGGTCTCCGGCTGGGCCCAGCCGATCATCACGGAAAACGAGACCCGCGCCAAGCTGGCCGCCGTGATGGACGTGGTGCCCGGCGGCGCTTCGTCCAAAACCCTGGCCGAGCTGGCGCCGGGGGCCCCGGCGGAGCTGGACGCCTATCAGGTACTGGACGCCCAGGGCCAGGTGCTGGGCTGGGCCGTGGTGGGCGAGGGCACGGGCTTCGCCGACAAGATCCGCCTGATCGTCGGCCTGAGCCCGGACCTGAGCCAAACCGTCGGGTTGAAAGTCCTGAAGGACAACGAGACCCCCGGGCTGGGCACCAAGATCCGCGAAGGCCTGTTTCCGGACCAGTTCTTCGGACGGGCGGGCCGGCCGGCCCCGGTCCTGGGACAGACCGAGCTGAAGGTGGTCAAGTCGCCGCCCGCGGCCCCCCAGGAAATCCAGGCCATCACCGGCGCCACGATCAGTTCCAAGGCCGTGGTGCGCATCATCAACGCCAGCGTGCAGGCTCTGCGCGCCGGGCTGGGCGACGCCCTGCCGGCTACCCAGCCGACTGTCGCCGCGGGAGGTGGAGCATGAAAGGCCAACTGAGCACGAATCAGGAGATCCTTAAGGGCCTCTGGGACCAGAACCCCACGCTGCGCCAGCTGTTGGGCATGTGTCCCACCCTGGCCGTGACGGTGACCGCCGTGAACGGCGTGGCCATGGGCCTGGCCGTGATCTTCGTGCTGATCTGTTCGAACCTGATGATCTCGCTGGTGCGCAACTGGATTCCCAGCCAGGTGCGCATCGCGGCCTACATCGTGATCATCGCGACCTTTGTCACAGTGGTGGACCTGACCATGAAGGCCCGCTTCACCGAGCTCAGCCAATCCCTGGGGGCCTTCATCCCGCTCATCGTGGTGAACTGCATCATCCTCGGCCGCGCGGAGGCCTTCGCCTCCAAGAACGGACCCTGGCGCAGCATCCTGGACGCCGTGGGCATGGGCGTGGGCTTCACCTTGACGCTGACCTTGATGGGCGCGCTGCGCGAGATCCTGGGCAGCGGCCGGCTCTTCGGGGCAGTCGTCCTGCCGGGCTGGGAACCCTGGGTGGTGATGATCCTGCCCGCCGGGGGCTTTCTGACCCTGGCGCTGATCCTGGGCGCCGTCAACCTGATCTCCAGTCAACGGGAGCGCCAGGCCCGCCAGACGCTGGTGGAGGAGAGCCGGGTGACCCGGCGGCTCAAACTGAGCTCCGCCGGTGCGACCGGCGTGGCGGGAGGGGAGGCCTGATGGACCTGCTGCTGATCTTCCTGGGCGCCGCCCTGGTGAACAACTTCGTGCTCAGCTACTTCCTGGGCATCTGTCCCTTCATCGGCGTCTCCGGCCGCCTGTCCAGCGCCTTTTCCATGGGCATGGCCACCACCTTCGTGCTGGTGATGACCGCCCTGGTCACCTGGCTGGTCCAGACCTATATCCTGGCGCCGCTGGGGCTGGAATACCTGCAGACCGTGGCCTTCATCCTGATCGTCGCCGCGTTGGTGCAATTCGTGGAAATGGTGATCAAGAAGATGAGCCCGGCCCTTTACCGGGCGCTGGGCATCTACCTGCCGCTGATCACCACCAATTGCGCCATTCTGGGCCTGGCCCTGTTTATCCAGTTGCGCGGCTACGGCTTCCTGCAGAGCCTGGTCTTCGGACTGGGAGCCGGGGCCGGCTTCACATTGGCCCTCTGCCTGATGGCCGGGATTCGCGAGGAACTGGAGCTGGCCGAGGTGCCGGACAGCTTGAAGGGCGCGGGCATCACACTAATGG encodes the following:
- a CDS encoding phosphoglycerate kinase, coding for MARLSVRELAVRGKRVLCRVDFNVPLDAQRQVSDNLRIRAALPTIRLLLDGGARLILMSHLGRPKGGPEEKYSLKPVQAELARLLERPVVLAPDCDSEATLALAKGLADGEVLLLENLRFHPGEEQNEPGFVARLARLGELYVNDAFGTAHRAHASTAGVPLALGGGAAGLLMERELRFLHDELDQPARPFVAVLGGAKVSGKIDVLTRLLDKVDCVIVGGGMIFTFYKALGLEIGRSLLEADKVELAGRILADYRARGVELLLPVDVRVAQAVEAGSPLGVHPADSLPADGIGVDIGPASEQAIRQRLATAGTVLWNGPMGVFEIADFAHGTRDLAEALGEVTARGGITVVGGGDSAAAVQAFGLEENFSHISTGGGASLELLEGRELPGVAALSPC
- the tpiA gene encoding triose-phosphate isomerase; the protein is MRKLLIAGNWKMHMLNHEAVGLARQLKVKLLGAHRVDVLVCPPFTALTAVAEILSDSDLHLGAQNLHDMRSGAYTGEVSGEMIRSAGGSWVLIGHSERRQLFGDSDAWTHRKLHAALEAGLRPVLCIGETLEERQAGRLETVLARQLEAGLAGLSPAAAGTLTLAYEPVWAIGTGVVATPAQAQEAHAVVRRIVGGLLGPEVAATRQILYGGSVKPDNARQLLEQPDIDGALVGGASLKADEFSAIVLAGEGVVK
- the secG gene encoding preprotein translocase subunit SecG; its protein translation is MLLVTILVAMLLMVVILMQASKGGGLSATFGGGGEAMLSTRQAATLLHKVTIYLVAGFMFLCLLATLLSGRGTGEAQSVTSGVLQQQNAASGFNPSIPVLPPETPGTGDAEGK
- a CDS encoding tetratricopeptide repeat protein; translated protein: MARYMMIALLSFFVAGSVWAQTPDLDAKKKEIEKITQEMGVAGSPEEYDALKKKYDAAVAEYKQLKSKVQSENDQDVACKSAINACNTAFKEKDYATARTQALAALKTCPDNPKAQYMLGLSEKKLGNYPAALAALDKAARLEPNDTRALLEKARLLAGEMKRTKDAADVLDAMIAKHPKEAKPWFEKGKIFLEQKNFELAIPALEQAVNVEPGFSRGWVVLAQACVESHDCNKALSAVEQALKDKANKDISEVYFQQAAAANQCAQYDKALAASDACLANIGKLKQNKSYVQGGAHFEKGVAYSKKGQTPAALKAFQEAAGFLEWRQSANYEIDAIKKDQGN
- the rsxC gene encoding electron transport complex subunit RsxC, with product MARFRFGNKSFAGGVHPADHKSLTQELPLAVMPDPPLLLLPVQQHIGRPAVPRVTKGAWVREGELLADAPSAVSAVVRAPRAGFVQAVESGGTANGFPGTLIVLKPGLPPDEAAAAELAQPLRLEPLDPRTASIESVLERVREAGIVGQGGAAFPTAVKLLPPDGSTVELLILNGCECEPFLTRDYRLMLEEPARVLDGARLLARVLGVDQVVIGVEDNKPRAVEALEQALRAAGDGPRIRLLPLQTKYPQGAEKMLVEAATGRQVPPGGLPLNVGAVVQNVGTALAVLDAVVDGRVQTDAILTVSGRGVARPANLRVPVGTPVAEVLEHCGGLTAGAVRVIVGGPMMGVAQHDLAAPVTKACSGILALTAAELGPQGEVGHCLRCARCVEACPVHLMPSRLARLGELGRAEEAREQGIEVCMECGTCAFACPAGLPLVQWLRLGKQQVRHLSRSAS
- a CDS encoding RnfABCDGE type electron transport complex subunit D, with translation MSDATPGAGGRIPLTLVTSPHLHSYWTTSRLMWAVVLCLLPSLGAGLVFFGLRSLALVAAAILGAAGSEWAIQRWRKQPFSLWDGSAVLTGLLLALVLPPRLPLPMAVLGGVVSIGLGKAVYGGLGMNIFNPALVGRAFLQAAFPVAMTSWVANRLAVDTVSSATPLALVKFREPGLAAAELAPPLKALFLGTTPGSLGETSALALLLGGAVLLVLRIANWRIPLAMTLGALALGGGLWLADPVLWPHPLFHLLAGGFLLGALFMATDLATSPMTPGGMWIFGFGAGFLTVLIRLFGGLPEGVMYSILIMNSTVPLLNRWTRPRIFGAPR
- a CDS encoding FMN-binding protein, which codes for MKTTLHMLATLLAVGLLAGASLALVSGWAQPIITENETRAKLAAVMDVVPGGASSKTLAELAPGAPAELDAYQVLDAQGQVLGWAVVGEGTGFADKIRLIVGLSPDLSQTVGLKVLKDNETPGLGTKIREGLFPDQFFGRAGRPAPVLGQTELKVVKSPPAAPQEIQAITGATISSKAVVRIINASVQALRAGLGDALPATQPTVAAGGGA
- a CDS encoding electron transport complex subunit E, translated to MKGQLSTNQEILKGLWDQNPTLRQLLGMCPTLAVTVTAVNGVAMGLAVIFVLICSNLMISLVRNWIPSQVRIAAYIVIIATFVTVVDLTMKARFTELSQSLGAFIPLIVVNCIILGRAEAFASKNGPWRSILDAVGMGVGFTLTLTLMGALREILGSGRLFGAVVLPGWEPWVVMILPAGGFLTLALILGAVNLISSQRERQARQTLVEESRVTRRLKLSSAGATGVAGGEA
- the rsxA gene encoding electron transport complex subunit RsxA, whose amino-acid sequence is MDLLLIFLGAALVNNFVLSYFLGICPFIGVSGRLSSAFSMGMATTFVLVMTALVTWLVQTYILAPLGLEYLQTVAFILIVAALVQFVEMVIKKMSPALYRALGIYLPLITTNCAILGLALFIQLRGYGFLQSLVFGLGAGAGFTLALCLMAGIREELELAEVPDSLKGAGITLMVAATMAMAFMGFAGMI